The Elusimicrobiota bacterium genome includes a window with the following:
- a CDS encoding tetratricopeptide repeat protein: MKIIRLGYVFFVLIVFNTQNPGVINAENKVKIIFKLADPVETALNEMLSQKQYAKLIEYCNQNINITKSRKKKGVLLSALGDMYCTIEKYDLAIERYARAVEFDDKNCVYWEKLGLAYYSAGLPEDANKWLTRTVKSQKKNGNANFMLGKILLEGQRYEDALVYLIHATELLNTCDAYALLGEAYSLTGDHPRSITALRKAISLDSNLKYKYSLAQCYYHNREYDKSNEILSMVIASTPSAAGIEEAYFRRGLIAYKNNFFGNACADFKKVLELKPASTAARLMLALTYYRTADYDTAVSLARELSKGSASTWIKQYATMVIERIEGK; encoded by the coding sequence ATGAAGATTATACGGCTGGGCTACGTTTTTTTTGTACTTATAGTATTCAATACCCAAAATCCGGGGGTAATAAATGCTGAGAATAAAGTAAAGATTATCTTTAAATTAGCCGACCCTGTGGAGACCGCGTTGAATGAAATGCTCTCACAAAAACAGTATGCCAAATTAATAGAATACTGTAACCAAAACATTAATATAACGAAAAGCAGGAAGAAAAAAGGCGTCTTACTCTCAGCACTGGGTGATATGTATTGCACAATAGAAAAGTATGACCTCGCAATTGAAAGATACGCAAGAGCCGTGGAATTCGATGATAAAAACTGTGTATACTGGGAAAAACTGGGTTTAGCATACTATTCCGCAGGCTTACCGGAAGACGCGAATAAATGGCTTACCCGCACGGTGAAATCACAAAAAAAGAATGGCAACGCAAACTTTATGCTTGGGAAAATATTACTTGAAGGGCAGAGGTATGAGGATGCGCTGGTATACCTCATCCACGCAACGGAATTATTGAATACCTGCGACGCTTATGCTTTACTGGGTGAAGCTTATTCTCTCACTGGTGACCATCCACGTTCAATAACCGCACTAAGAAAGGCTATTTCCTTAGACTCAAACCTTAAATACAAGTATTCCCTGGCTCAGTGTTATTATCATAATAGAGAATATGATAAAAGTAACGAAATACTGTCAATGGTGATAGCATCAACCCCCTCTGCTGCGGGGATTGAGGAAGCATACTTCCGGCGCGGGTTGATAGCATACAAAAATAATTTTTTTGGTAATGCATGTGCGGACTTCAAAAAAGTGTTAGAATTAAAGCCTGCCAGCACTGCCGCGAGGTTGATGCTGGCATTAACGTATTATCGTACAGCGGATTATGATACGGCAGTATCTTTAGCGCGGGAATTATCGAAAGGTAGTGCCAGTACGTGGATAAAACAGTATGCCACAATGGTGATAGAACGGATTGAAGGAAAGTAA
- a CDS encoding patatin-like phospholipase family protein, whose protein sequence is MSWYNNKIFVTALYGYILSLLLLLSGGTAGIAYAMDEENILRDFIWHEVTTLPVEQRIKVGLTLGGGGARGLAHIGVLKVFEQENVPVDIVTGTSVGSLAGALYSSGYPIEKLERMADDIGWTNLTNIGPSTVVELLLGQRLLSTKRMEIFLQQHIGDKTFDELNKKFACVATDLQTGERIIFREGKVAIATRASATIPGVFQPVNYRHRMLIDGGIVNNLPTDIARALGADVVIAVSVEGDFSKNNVNNVLLVLNQSISIQGGLLLQQQMSYADVVLIPNVGDVTMVELWRGKECIESGMRAAREMMPKVKAVIMDRTFKKELVR, encoded by the coding sequence ATGAGCTGGTATAACAACAAAATATTTGTTACTGCTTTATACGGTTATATTTTATCCCTCCTTTTATTGCTATCAGGCGGGACGGCGGGTATTGCTTATGCTATGGATGAAGAAAATATCCTTCGCGATTTTATATGGCATGAAGTAACGACCTTACCCGTAGAACAAAGAATAAAAGTCGGGCTCACTCTCGGGGGGGGCGGTGCACGCGGGCTTGCGCATATAGGCGTACTCAAGGTTTTTGAACAGGAAAATGTGCCGGTAGACATAGTTACGGGAACAAGTGTTGGCTCACTAGCCGGAGCGCTGTATTCCAGCGGGTATCCTATAGAAAAACTTGAACGCATGGCGGATGATATCGGGTGGACAAACCTTACCAATATCGGCCCGTCTACGGTAGTTGAACTACTCTTAGGGCAGCGGTTATTATCAACAAAACGTATGGAAATATTTCTTCAACAACATATCGGGGATAAAACATTTGATGAGCTCAACAAAAAATTCGCGTGTGTAGCAACTGACCTGCAGACCGGTGAACGCATAATTTTCAGGGAAGGCAAAGTTGCGATAGCAACGCGCGCATCCGCAACAATACCCGGCGTATTCCAGCCGGTTAATTACCGCCACAGGATGTTGATTGACGGCGGGATTGTGAATAATTTACCTACGGATATTGCCCGTGCGCTTGGCGCGGATGTTGTTATTGCAGTATCTGTGGAAGGCGATTTTTCTAAGAACAACGTTAATAACGTCCTGCTTGTCTTAAACCAATCAATATCTATACAAGGCGGGTTATTGCTGCAACAGCAAATGTCCTACGCTGATGTCGTCCTCATCCCTAATGTCGGGGATGTAACAATGGTAGAACTTTGGCGCGGGAAGGAATGTATAGAGTCCGGTATGCGTGCCGCACGGGAAATGATGCCGAAGGTAAAAGCTGTGATAATGGACCGTACATTTAAGAAAGAACTGGTAAGATGA
- the argH gene encoding argininosuccinate lyase yields MKNKQGDVTQTFVKAEDSFLAAYDVAGSIAHVKMLGKQKVLKPGEVNIIVAGLFKILKEIGTSPSTFGRYDEDIHMAVEKRLIQIIGPVGGKMHTGRSRNDQVVLDMKLFTRDAVFECIELITNLQKRIITLAENNIGIIMPGVTHLQPAQAILFAHHVLAYAWMLERDKTRYYQCLYHLDESPLGAAALAGTTYPLDRKAVAHALGFSQVTHNSIDTVSSRDFITEYLSAGAMLMVTLSRMAEDIIIWMSPQYGYVSIGEQYTTGSSIMPQKRNPDHLELIRGKTALVIGNLTAMLSLMKGLPLSYNRDLQDDKTCLFNTYTTVKDSLSVMQGVIGSMKTYPQKMRAACGNGFIEATDLADFLVGQGIPFRQAHGYARKLVDSCIKKGCRITELTDEEYKTLLPAYNKKLKKFIELNTMVNRRNTYGGTSTKSVRHQITELKELTK; encoded by the coding sequence ATGAAGAATAAACAGGGGGATGTAACACAAACATTTGTGAAAGCAGAAGATAGTTTCCTTGCAGCATACGATGTTGCGGGTTCAATCGCGCATGTAAAGATGCTGGGTAAACAAAAAGTATTGAAACCCGGGGAAGTAAACATAATTGTTGCCGGGTTATTCAAAATATTGAAAGAAATAGGAACCTCACCCTCAACCTTCGGGCGGTATGATGAGGATATACATATGGCAGTAGAAAAACGCTTGATCCAAATCATTGGCCCCGTTGGGGGTAAGATGCACACAGGCCGCAGCCGGAATGATCAGGTAGTACTTGACATGAAACTCTTCACTAGAGACGCTGTTTTTGAATGTATTGAACTTATTACTAACCTGCAAAAACGTATAATTACGCTTGCTGAAAATAATATTGGGATCATAATGCCGGGGGTAACGCATCTACAACCCGCACAGGCAATCCTTTTTGCGCATCACGTACTTGCGTATGCGTGGATGCTTGAACGCGATAAAACAAGGTATTACCAATGCCTTTACCATTTAGATGAATCACCGTTAGGCGCTGCTGCGCTTGCCGGGACAACGTATCCGCTTGACCGTAAAGCCGTAGCGCATGCACTCGGGTTTTCGCAGGTTACTCATAATTCTATAGATACCGTCAGTAGCCGTGATTTTATTACAGAATACCTTTCTGCCGGAGCTATGTTGATGGTAACGCTTTCACGTATGGCTGAAGATATTATTATCTGGATGTCACCCCAGTACGGGTACGTATCTATCGGGGAACAGTATACCACCGGGTCATCAATAATGCCGCAAAAACGTAACCCTGACCACCTGGAACTTATCCGCGGAAAAACTGCACTGGTTATAGGAAACCTCACTGCTATGTTATCATTGATGAAAGGATTACCGTTGTCTTATAACCGTGACCTCCAGGATGACAAAACGTGTTTATTTAATACATACACAACCGTTAAGGACAGTTTATCCGTTATGCAAGGCGTTATAGGCAGTATGAAAACTTACCCACAAAAAATGCGTGCAGCATGCGGGAACGGGTTTATTGAAGCAACTGACCTTGCGGACTTCCTTGTTGGGCAGGGGATACCATTCCGCCAGGCACACGGGTATGCGCGTAAACTCGTGGATTCCTGCATAAAAAAAGGATGCCGTATCACGGAACTTACGGATGAGGAATACAAAACATTACTCCCGGCATACAATAAAAAGTTAAAGAAGTTTATTGAATTAAACACGATGGTCAACCGCAGGAATACTTATGGCGGGACATCAACAAAATCTGTCCGCCATCAAATCACGGAACTTAAAGAACTAACAAAATGA
- the lysA gene encoding diaminopimelate decarboxylase, with the protein MINDNNRNINYQGADLYVEDVPVKSIIAKIGTPVFIYSGKQLEENYITFSSAFKAVNTLVCYALKANNNIHLVKKLAAKNAGADITSGGELYAALKSGVPGTRTVYAGVGKRDDEIVYALRSGVLLFNMESIAEMEHIDRIAGRIGLRAKVGFRFNPNVDAHTHKHITTGKNETKFGISYPSILDAYRLAGKKRNLDVAGIHLHIGSQITELGPFKLVAEKAEMLYRKLCSMGFDIRYIDLGGGLGIRYDNETPPVPSALAQVYASKFKDIPGLTLILEPGRYIVGNSGILVTSVLYGKKSVHKNFLIVDSGMCDLIRPALYDAYHEIVPVKKSNGKKVMVDIVGPVCETSDYLGKDRMLPFLASGTAVAVGNAGAYGFMMSSNYNARPRAAEVMVTGSKWKLIRKRETVNDIFSKIV; encoded by the coding sequence ATGATTAATGACAATAACAGAAACATTAATTATCAAGGTGCTGATTTATACGTTGAAGATGTCCCGGTGAAAAGTATTATCGCCAAGATCGGTACACCTGTGTTTATCTACAGCGGTAAGCAACTGGAAGAAAATTATATAACATTTTCTTCTGCATTTAAGGCTGTGAACACCCTGGTGTGTTACGCATTAAAGGCGAATAATAATATTCATCTGGTAAAAAAGTTAGCCGCAAAAAACGCAGGTGCTGATATAACTTCGGGCGGTGAACTATACGCAGCGTTGAAGTCAGGCGTACCGGGTACCCGCACTGTTTATGCCGGTGTGGGTAAACGCGATGACGAGATTGTGTACGCGTTAAGGTCCGGGGTGTTACTGTTTAATATGGAATCCATAGCTGAGATGGAACATATTGACCGTATTGCCGGACGGATAGGGTTACGCGCAAAGGTGGGGTTCAGGTTTAACCCCAACGTTGACGCTCATACACATAAACATATCACCACAGGAAAGAATGAAACTAAGTTCGGGATTTCTTATCCCTCAATACTTGACGCATACCGCCTGGCAGGGAAGAAAAGGAATTTGGATGTAGCAGGTATTCATTTGCATATAGGGTCGCAGATAACCGAACTTGGGCCATTCAAGCTTGTCGCGGAGAAAGCTGAGATGCTTTACCGCAAACTATGCTCAATGGGGTTTGACATACGCTATATTGACCTCGGAGGCGGGTTGGGGATACGGTATGATAACGAAACACCGCCGGTACCTTCGGCACTGGCACAGGTTTATGCTTCGAAATTCAAAGATATTCCCGGGCTCACACTGATACTTGAACCGGGACGGTATATCGTTGGGAACAGCGGGATTTTGGTGACATCCGTATTATACGGCAAAAAGTCGGTACACAAAAATTTCTTGATTGTTGACAGCGGTATGTGCGACCTCATACGTCCTGCGTTATATGATGCGTACCACGAAATTGTACCCGTTAAAAAAAGTAATGGAAAAAAGGTTATGGTTGATATCGTTGGGCCGGTATGCGAAACCAGTGATTATCTCGGTAAGGACAGGATGTTGCCGTTTCTCGCTTCCGGAACAGCAGTCGCTGTGGGTAATGCCGGGGCATACGGGTTTATGATGTCATCAAACTACAACGCGCGTCCCCGTGCGGCAGAAGTTATGGTTACAGGCAGTAAATGGAAACTTATCCGTAAACGCGAGACTGTAAACGATATATTTTCAAAAATTGTTTAA
- a CDS encoding sigma-70 family RNA polymerase sigma factor: MYRDRQDGVLDSGGQDNSALITEITGFIKDVYNLAYKLIGNRYDAEDLTQDTLMQACKKCGSIKDRTKIRQWLHKITVNLYKNRVRYEIVKKFRMMVPLDLFTDNEDKYVSKQLMPVEQTFEKDVETKDVVHRALAQMKPDERILIVLCDIERYTMGDAAKMLGLSRGTVQPRVHSARESFRKIVLCEEAKSEVK, encoded by the coding sequence ATGTATAGAGACAGACAGGATGGTGTGTTGGATAGTGGTGGGCAGGATAACTCAGCATTAATAACCGAAATCACGGGGTTTATCAAAGACGTGTATAACCTCGCGTATAAGCTCATAGGTAACCGTTACGACGCGGAGGATCTTACACAGGACACACTGATGCAAGCCTGTAAAAAGTGCGGCAGTATAAAAGACCGTACAAAGATAAGGCAGTGGCTGCATAAAATTACAGTTAACTTGTACAAAAACCGTGTGCGGTATGAGATTGTGAAAAAGTTTAGGATGATGGTCCCGCTGGACTTGTTTACGGACAACGAGGATAAGTATGTGAGTAAACAGTTGATGCCTGTAGAACAAACGTTTGAAAAGGATGTTGAGACTAAAGACGTGGTACACCGCGCGCTCGCGCAGATGAAGCCAGACGAACGTATCCTCATTGTCCTCTGTGATATCGAACGGTACACCATGGGTGACGCAGCAAAAATGCTCGGCCTCTCTCGAGGTACAGTGCAGCCGCGGGTACATTCCGCACGGGAAAGTTTTCGTAAAATCGTTCTCTGTGAAGAAGCAAAGAGCGAGGTAAAATAA
- a CDS encoding argininosuccinate synthase, which translates to MGSNPKKIVLAYSGGLDTSVIVHWLKQKYGSDIIAVTVEVGNVGTRSQLAKNARTAGAAKFYYIDARDEFVTDYIYPAVKANAVYEQRYLLGTSLARPIIAAKMVEIAKKENADALAHGATGKGNDQVRFDMAFSTLMPKAKIIAPWRDWDIKSRTEEIEYAEKYNIKIPITREKPYSSDENLGHISFEGGVLEDLKNAPKDDMFKLTLSPKTAPNKPEVVSITFTRGIPVKVNGKKLTPAVLMSVLNKIAGRNAVGRVDVVENRLVGIKSRGVYESPGLTLLHTAHFDLESITLDRETWHYKLGLSQKYAELIYNGQWFTPLRLALDKFINYTQESVNGTITMELYKGNTKILARESADSLYSAKLATFEEEDVYNQKDAEGFIKLFGLPTRKAAQKRFMK; encoded by the coding sequence ATGGGTAGTAATCCAAAAAAAATAGTGTTAGCATACTCCGGTGGACTGGACACATCGGTGATCGTGCATTGGCTGAAACAAAAGTATGGAAGCGATATCATCGCGGTAACCGTTGAAGTTGGTAATGTCGGTACCCGCTCACAGCTTGCAAAAAACGCGCGTACCGCCGGTGCTGCTAAGTTTTACTATATTGACGCCCGGGATGAGTTTGTTACGGACTACATATACCCCGCAGTAAAAGCCAATGCTGTATACGAACAACGCTATCTCCTGGGCACCTCGCTTGCCCGCCCGATTATCGCAGCGAAGATGGTGGAAATCGCAAAAAAAGAAAACGCAGATGCCTTGGCTCACGGTGCAACCGGCAAAGGTAATGACCAGGTACGGTTTGATATGGCATTCTCAACACTTATGCCGAAAGCAAAGATTATAGCTCCCTGGCGTGACTGGGATATTAAGTCACGGACTGAAGAAATTGAGTACGCTGAAAAGTATAATATCAAAATCCCGATCACCCGGGAGAAACCTTATTCATCCGACGAAAACCTTGGGCATATAAGTTTTGAAGGCGGTGTTTTGGAAGACCTCAAGAACGCACCGAAGGATGATATGTTTAAGTTAACGTTATCCCCCAAGACTGCGCCAAATAAGCCGGAAGTTGTTAGTATAACCTTCACCCGTGGCATCCCTGTGAAAGTTAACGGTAAAAAGTTAACCCCCGCAGTGTTGATGTCGGTACTAAACAAAATAGCGGGACGTAACGCCGTAGGGCGCGTGGATGTCGTAGAGAACCGGTTAGTCGGGATAAAGTCGCGGGGTGTATACGAAAGCCCGGGGTTGACGTTGCTCCATACCGCGCATTTTGATCTTGAATCAATAACGCTTGACCGTGAAACCTGGCATTATAAACTCGGGTTATCCCAAAAATACGCGGAACTTATCTACAACGGCCAGTGGTTTACCCCGTTGAGGTTAGCCCTGGATAAGTTTATTAATTACACCCAGGAATCTGTTAACGGTACTATTACTATGGAACTCTATAAAGGCAATACCAAAATACTTGCCCGTGAATCCGCGGACTCTCTGTACTCCGCAAAACTTGCAACATTCGAGGAAGAAGATGTGTATAACCAGAAAGATGCGGAAGGGTTTATCAAACTTTTTGGATTACCCACGCGTAAGGCTGCGCAAAAGAGGTTTATGAAATGA
- the dapF gene encoding diaminopimelate epimerase, which produces MSNAKVLHFWKMQGTGNDFVVFDNRRGKYKNLAKLTVRLCNRKTGIGADGVLVVEKSAILDFKMRIFNSDGSEAEMCGNGARCIVRYAYENSIIGTTTAFETKAGTIEGRVIDSQWVEVKLTDPHGIKLGLEIIAGGRRYTAYFVNTGVPHAVIYTTQLQKVNVNGLGRLVRYHKKFSPAGTNVNFVQIEDGHTISVRTYERGVEAETLACGTGSTAAAIISGVLNKVEPPVTVITSSGEKLKVKYNLDKLGLVYLTGKVQTSFTGEIKI; this is translated from the coding sequence ATGAGTAACGCTAAAGTCCTACATTTTTGGAAGATGCAAGGTACCGGCAACGACTTTGTTGTATTTGATAACCGCCGGGGTAAGTATAAGAACCTCGCTAAATTAACTGTGCGGTTATGCAACCGTAAGACCGGTATCGGCGCGGATGGAGTACTGGTTGTTGAGAAAAGCGCGATACTGGATTTCAAGATGCGCATATTTAACTCCGATGGCAGTGAAGCTGAAATGTGCGGTAACGGCGCACGGTGTATCGTAAGATACGCATATGAAAACAGTATTATCGGTACGACAACAGCGTTTGAAACAAAAGCCGGGACTATTGAAGGACGCGTGATTGATAGCCAGTGGGTGGAAGTAAAACTTACCGACCCGCATGGTATTAAACTCGGGCTTGAAATCATAGCTGGCGGGCGGAGGTACACCGCGTATTTTGTTAATACCGGCGTCCCGCATGCGGTAATATATACCACACAACTTCAGAAGGTTAACGTCAACGGCCTCGGGAGACTGGTACGATACCACAAAAAATTTTCTCCAGCCGGGACTAACGTCAATTTTGTGCAGATAGAAGACGGGCATACAATAAGCGTGCGTACATATGAACGCGGGGTGGAAGCTGAAACTTTAGCTTGCGGGACCGGCTCAACCGCTGCGGCAATTATTTCCGGGGTATTAAACAAAGTTGAACCCCCGGTAACGGTTATCACAAGCAGCGGTGAAAAGTTGAAGGTAAAGTATAATTTAGATAAATTAGGGTTGGTATATCTCACCGGTAAAGTCCAGACATCGTTTACCGGCGAGATAAAAATTTAG
- a CDS encoding TolC family protein, translating to MSFISPIRFIPVISLLTLFCVNAYPVENNDRFIDINTCVRLGLINNTDIKIVQKDVDIAEQKVYEAGALIYPRAELNFNFSRYDAKQMFLLPPNFGSTFLPPNLKPEPEASDYYSTRISVYQDIYSAGRHLGTLLTAKASLDRMRNQLAQLKDIVAYDIKQGYYQTVYHSLRIKRYRQALTVIEKSIADYTSKLRNAGNEDLSRAQVLLSELRSMYYRAEQDFRAGKLKLNHTAGLDLANDYILDENLKYKPVDVEISKCLAWAFRYRPELKQIRAQEDIDAVSINLAVAHKYPTIFFGFNYEIAGDVFPFPEKNWNATVNINLPVFDGWAGNIRQRQVEINAEKGRLRRGEYENLVEYDVRAAYNVMAYRQNDVNIRDTAVKEQQKVVDALTTKLAGADTQLIQFIQSQLDLLTSQDKYFQAITDAMAARAKLEQSMGKSIVE from the coding sequence ATGAGCTTTATTTCGCCTATACGTTTTATACCCGTAATATCGCTGCTAACACTTTTTTGTGTCAATGCATACCCTGTTGAGAACAATGATAGATTTATAGATATCAACACCTGTGTCCGCCTGGGGTTGATCAATAATACTGATATAAAAATTGTGCAGAAAGATGTGGATATTGCAGAACAAAAGGTTTATGAAGCCGGTGCGTTAATATATCCCCGTGCGGAATTAAACTTCAATTTTTCGCGTTACGACGCAAAACAAATGTTTTTACTACCCCCTAATTTCGGGTCAACCTTTTTACCGCCAAACCTTAAACCGGAACCTGAAGCCAGTGATTATTATTCCACCCGGATATCGGTATACCAGGATATTTATAGTGCAGGACGGCATCTAGGGACATTGCTCACAGCTAAGGCAAGCCTTGACCGTATGAGGAACCAGTTGGCGCAGTTAAAAGATATCGTTGCGTATGATATTAAGCAAGGCTATTACCAAACAGTGTACCACTCATTACGCATAAAACGTTACCGCCAGGCATTGACGGTAATTGAAAAAAGTATTGCGGACTACACATCAAAACTCAGGAATGCCGGGAATGAAGACCTTTCCCGTGCACAGGTGTTACTCTCAGAACTACGGAGCATGTATTACCGTGCGGAACAGGACTTCCGTGCGGGAAAGTTAAAACTTAACCACACTGCCGGGCTGGATCTCGCAAATGATTATATTTTGGATGAAAATCTGAAGTATAAACCCGTAGATGTTGAGATCAGCAAATGCCTTGCCTGGGCATTCCGTTACCGCCCGGAGTTAAAACAGATACGCGCTCAGGAAGATATTGATGCGGTATCCATTAACCTTGCGGTTGCTCATAAGTATCCCACAATATTTTTTGGGTTCAACTACGAAATTGCAGGCGATGTTTTCCCATTCCCGGAAAAAAACTGGAACGCCACGGTAAACATCAACCTACCGGTATTCGACGGCTGGGCTGGTAATATACGGCAACGGCAGGTTGAAATTAACGCAGAAAAAGGGCGGTTACGCCGGGGTGAATACGAAAACCTGGTTGAATACGACGTCCGTGCAGCGTATAATGTTATGGCATACCGCCAGAACGATGTTAATATCCGTGATACCGCAGTGAAAGAACAACAGAAAGTCGTGGATGCATTAACCACAAAATTAGCGGGAGCTGATACTCAATTAATACAGTTTATACAATCACAACTTGACCTCTTAACTTCACAAGATAAATATTTTCAAGCTATCACCGACGCAATGGCCGCACGGGCGAAGCTTGAACAGTCCATGGGTAAAAGTATTGTCGAATGA
- a CDS encoding AAA family ATPase → MKRYLNKQVIDDLGKKMVFLGGPRQVGKTTLALQVLANKRGYLNWDIPEHRELILKNELPVVEMYAFDEIHKYRQWRNYLKGLYDSQVVNGAKKILVIGSARLDFYRYSGDSLQGRYHFLRLHPLSIAELGITSQKDFMSLLTLGGFPEPFLAGTKVDAARWSREYRTRLIREDLSSLERVQDIGTLELLVIRLPQLVGSPLSLNALREDLQVSHKTLTQWMDILERLYAVFRLAPFGAPRIRAVKKERKHYHLDWTLVKDIPKRFENMVAVHLLKWVNFLEDTRGENTELRYFRDTEGNEVDFVVVTDGQPVMFVEAKWDDTEVSKTLVYLKRKFPQAEAWQIHAAGIKDFQTRDGIRVAQAGTLLYKLV, encoded by the coding sequence ATGAAAAGATATCTTAATAAGCAAGTAATTGACGACCTCGGAAAAAAGATGGTATTCCTCGGCGGGCCCAGGCAAGTGGGGAAAACCACGTTAGCGTTACAAGTTTTGGCTAACAAACGCGGATACCTTAACTGGGACATTCCTGAACACCGCGAACTGATATTGAAGAACGAACTTCCGGTTGTTGAAATGTACGCGTTTGACGAAATACACAAGTACCGCCAGTGGCGCAATTATTTAAAAGGGTTGTACGACTCCCAGGTTGTGAACGGGGCAAAGAAGATTTTAGTCATCGGCAGCGCGCGGTTGGATTTTTACCGATACAGCGGCGATTCTTTACAAGGACGCTACCACTTTCTGAGGTTACATCCGCTATCCATAGCGGAGCTTGGGATTACCAGCCAGAAAGATTTTATGTCGTTGCTTACGCTTGGCGGGTTTCCTGAACCTTTTCTTGCGGGAACAAAAGTCGATGCGGCCCGATGGTCTCGCGAATACCGCACACGGTTAATACGCGAAGACTTATCGTCGTTGGAACGCGTACAGGATATTGGTACGCTGGAACTTCTTGTCATACGATTACCCCAACTTGTTGGAAGCCCATTATCGCTTAACGCTTTACGCGAAGACTTGCAGGTAAGCCACAAAACGTTGACACAATGGATGGACATCCTTGAACGGTTATATGCTGTATTCCGGCTCGCGCCGTTTGGCGCGCCGCGAATACGCGCAGTGAAAAAAGAACGTAAACATTACCATCTTGACTGGACGCTCGTAAAAGATATACCGAAACGGTTTGAAAACATGGTAGCTGTGCATTTACTGAAATGGGTAAACTTTTTGGAAGACACGCGCGGAGAAAACACGGAACTCCGGTACTTCCGCGATACGGAAGGCAACGAAGTGGACTTCGTGGTCGTTACCGACGGCCAGCCGGTAATGTTTGTCGAAGCCAAATGGGATGACACCGAAGTTAGCAAAACATTGGTGTACCTCAAACGCAAATTCCCGCAGGCAGAAGCATGGCAAATACATGCAGCTGGAATAAAAGATTTTCAAACCCGGGACGGAATCCGTGTCGCGCAGGCTGGAACGTTGCTGTATAAACTTGTGTAA